CGACTGCTGGAGTCGGATCCCAACAACCTAGGTCACCGGTGGCTGCTCAACATCGCCTATATGCTTCTCGGCGAGTATCCGGGCGGCGTACCGGCCCCGTGGCTCATCGAGCCCGCGACGTTCACGGCCGAGCACGACGTCGGACGCTTCCCGAATCGAGCCGCCGATATCGGCCTCGATGTGAAGGGCCATGCCGGCGGCGCAGTCATGGACGACTTCGATCGCGACGGGGATCTGGACGTGATGGTCTCCGGCTGGCTTTTGGAGGACCAGCTCCGGTACTTCGAGAACGACGGTCAGGGAGGATTCATCGAGCGCACGGATGACGCCGGACTGCGTGGCATCGTCGGGGGATTGAATCTCAAGCACGCGGACTTCGACAACGACGGCTTCCTCGACGTGCTCGTCCTGCGGGGGGCTTGGCTGTCGTACGGGCAGCCGAATTCACTCCTGAGGAATCGCGGTGACGGGACTTTCGAGGATGTGACGGAGGCCGCGGGCCTGCTCGACGCCTATTCGACACAGACCGCCGACTGGGCGGACTACGACGGGGACGGGTGGCTCGATCTGTACGTCGGAAACGAGTCGTCCGGGAGCCGGCGGAACCCGAATCAACTCTTCCGCAACAACGGAGACGGCACCTTCAGCGATGTCGCGCTGGCGGTGGGCGCAGGCGTGGTCGGATTCACGAAGGGGGTCGCGTGGGGGGACTACGACAATGATGGGGATCCGGACCTGTACATCTCGCTCATGCGGCAGCCGAATGTCTTGCTCGCGAACGAAGGTCCGACCCCGGACGGCGGCTGGTCGTTTCGGGATGTCACAGCGGAGGCGGGCGTGGCCGAACCGGAGATGAGCTTCCCCGTGTGGTTCTGGGACTACGACAACGACGGCTGGCTGGATTTGTACGTCTCGGGTTACTTCGCGACAGTCGGGGACATAGCCGCCGAGCACCTCGGCCGGTCTCACGCTGGCGAGGTTCCGCGGTTGTACCACAACAACCGAGACGGGACGTTCACGGATGTCGCCGCCGCGACCGGCCTCGACCGGATCCAGTACGTGATGGGCTCCAACTACGGTGACCTGGATTCGGACGGTTATCCGGACTTCTATGCCGGCACCGGGGACCCCGTCCCCGAGGCGATGATGGCGAACCGCATGTTCCGAAACGATGCGGGACAGCGCTTCCAGGAGGTGACCACGTCGGGAGGGTTCGGGCACTTCCAGAAAGGGCATGGCGTGTCGTTCGGAGACGTCGACAACGACGGTGACCAGGACATCCTGGTGAACATGGGGGGCGCGTACCCGGCGGATCTCGGCCGCAACCTACTCTTCGAGAATCCCGGCCGGGGTCATCACTGGATCACGCTTAGGCTGGAGGGCGTGACCTCGAACCGAGACGGGCTCGGAGCGCGCATACGCGTCACGTTGGACATGGGCGGCGAGACGGCGGAGTTACACAAGCTCGTGAGCGGCGGAGGGAGCTTCGGTGCGAATAGCCTGCAGCAGGAGATCGGGTTAGGCGTCGCGGTCGGGATTCGCGAGATCGCAATCACCTGGCCGACGACCGGACGAACGGATGTATACCTCGACGTCGAGA
This genomic interval from Gemmatimonadota bacterium contains the following:
- a CDS encoding CRTAC1 family protein produces the protein MSRLCLLFVALLPACADASSGAQDDVTESGTERMVERLAQIAAGIDRQQSQFVGSAPVEALLARGPGPGLQGLMTFRGQLSEMLLYAGRFQEATDSMQSLLDAIDAAGGGISAEFRQAIAELHAGALLKWEEQLDCVEARDVDRCLLPVVNKERRPASAPGRAAARAFERLLESDPNNLGHRWLLNIAYMLLGEYPGGVPAPWLIEPATFTAEHDVGRFPNRAADIGLDVKGHAGGAVMDDFDRDGDLDVMVSGWLLEDQLRYFENDGQGGFIERTDDAGLRGIVGGLNLKHADFDNDGFLDVLVLRGAWLSYGQPNSLLRNRGDGTFEDVTEAAGLLDAYSTQTADWADYDGDGWLDLYVGNESSGSRRNPNQLFRNNGDGTFSDVALAVGAGVVGFTKGVAWGDYDNDGDPDLYISLMRQPNVLLANEGPTPDGGWSFRDVTAEAGVAEPEMSFPVWFWDYDNDGWLDLYVSGYFATVGDIAAEHLGRSHAGEVPRLYHNNRDGTFTDVAAATGLDRIQYVMGSNYGDLDSDGYPDFYAGTGDPVPEAMMANRMFRNDAGQRFQEVTTSGGFGHFQKGHGVSFGDVDNDGDQDILVNMGGAYPADLGRNLLFENPGRGHHWITLRLEGVTSNRDGLGARIRVTLDMGGETAELHKLVSGGGSFGANSLQQEIGLGVAVGIREIAITWPTTGRTDVYLDVEMDRVYRVVEGAAELEPLTVSSFSLGSAR